In Salvia miltiorrhiza cultivar Shanhuang (shh) unplaced genomic scaffold, IMPLAD_Smil_shh fragScaff_scaffold_178_2, whole genome shotgun sequence, a genomic segment contains:
- the LOC131002751 gene encoding heavy metal-associated isoprenylated plant protein 37-like, with the protein MTKDEDFKLFKIQTCFLRVNIHCDGCKQKVKKILQRIEGVYHVSIDAEQQKVSISGSVGSATLIKKLVRAGKHAELWSEKGNQNQKQKSPSKEDSKSNKGQKPKNLESLKDKHNFPLVSDDDDGEDCGGYSEEEMQLLTAMLNAEAAKKGNNNNTNAAKKGNQNQGLSNIGVEGTRGNDISAMMNLAGFHGNGAGILGVGGGSGFQLQPNAGGFPFNVGSAGHNPAALNGYVNPMMSLQSRQQPQMMYNRSTLIPPTTGYYYNYAVAEPAAAVFSDDNATSCSIM; encoded by the exons ATGACTAAAGATGAGGACTTTAAGCTGTTCAAGATCCAG ACTTGTTTTCTCAGAGTGAACATACACTGTGACGGCTGCAAGCAGAAAGTGAAGAAAATCCTTCAAAGGATTGAAg GAGTTTACCATGTAAGCATAGATGCAGAGCAACAAAAGGTGAGCATCTCAGGAAGTGTGGGTTCTGCAACACTAATCAAGAAACTAGTGAGGGCTGGTAAGCATGCTGAGCTCTGGTCTGAAAAGGGAAACCAAAATCAGAAGCAAAAATCCCCTAGCAAAGAAGACAGCAAGAGCAACAAAGGGCAGAAGCCCAAGAATCTTGAATCCTTAAAAGACAAGCACAACTTCCCGTTGGTGTCGGATGACGACGACGGCGAAGACTGCGGCGGCTACAGCGAAGAGGAGATGCAGCTCTTAACGGCCATGCTGAATGCTGAGGCGGCCAAGAAAGGCAATAATAACAACACTAATGCTGCGAAGAAAGGAAACCAAAATCAGGGTTTATCAAACATAGGCGTTGAAGGGACGAGGGGAAATGACATTAGTGCTATGATGAATCTTGCTGGTTTCCACGGCAACGGAGCAGGCATTCTTGGAGTTGGAGGTGGAAGTGGATTTCAGCTGCAGCCAAACGCCGGGGGATTTCCCTTCAATGTGGGCTCGGCGGGCCACAATCCGGCGGCGTTGAACGGCTACGTCAATCCGATGATGAGTCTGCAGAGCAGGCAGCAGCCGCAGATGATGTACAATCGATCAACGTTGATTCCTCCCACCACGGGCTACTACTACAACTACGCCGTTGCTGAGCCTGCTGCAGCTGTTTTCAGTGATGACAACGCTACCAGCTGCTCGATTATGTGA